AATATTAACCAAGCTATTGCAAGATGTGAAGAAAATGGCAACATCAGCATTTCCCTTTGCCACGGCCACAAGAGCTAATTGAAGTTGATGTGCAAAACAATGAATATAATAGGCATAAggattttctctcaaaatctgtGTTTTAAGACCATTGAACTCACCCTTCATATTACTAGCTTCATCCTATCCTTGTCCTCTTTGCATGGAAATGTTCAATTCTTCTCTTGAAAACAATGTGTCAATAGCCTCTTTTAGTGAGTTTGATGTAGTGTTGCTAACATGTTGAATGcccacaaacctttcaattacATACCCTCTTTTGTCCACATAACGAAACACCCCCGCCATTTGTTCTTTGACTGATATATCACGTGATTCATCAACTAATAAGGAGAAGAAGGCACCATCCATATCCTTAATGATTTTCTTAATAGTTTCAGTTGCACAAGCATTCACAAGATCTTTTTGAATTGTTGGAGCTATGAGCTTGAGATTCCCTGGAGCATTTTCTAACACAACAGCCTTAACTTTCTCATCATGATCAGCAAGAAATTGTAAGAGTTCTACATAATTCCCCTTGTTGTTTGAAGTGTCACTCTCATCATTGCCACGAAAAGGAAGACCTTGCTTCAACAAAAATCTCACACAATCAAGAGAAGCTGTCAAGCAAATACGATAATCAATGCGAGCTTGGTCTGATTGCTTTATCAAAACTGTTTGGATGTGTTGCTTTTGATTCATAAGATCCACACAATATTGTCTAGATTGATTATGAACACTCCCAACACCTCCAACATGTTGCctaattttatctttcttcttccaatttgtAAAACCCACCTCGGTGAAGACATCGCTACAGCCTTGACcaattttgaaattggatttgaAGAGATAATAATAAAGGCAAAATGCAGCATCTTTACTAATACTGTACTCCAACCAGCCAAACTCATCAAACCACTTGACATTAAAGCGTCGATCATACCCTGAAAGATCGGTTTGTGGAAATGTGTGATCCTTAGGTTGACATGGACCCTTCTGTAGATATGCTCTTCGAACTTCGTCTCGAATGTTAGGATCATAATCCAACATTTGAGGTCGAAGTCCAGGGTCTGCAGGAAGATTAGCCAATACATCTTGCAACTCACTTTCTTTCGAACTACCCACCACATCTCTTGAAATACCCACATCTCTTACACTTGAACTACCCACATTATCTGAACTAGAGGTAGTTGATGAAAACTTTCTCTTAAAATATCGTTCCATAACCTGTTTGGGTAGAAATAATCAATAAAGCATACAATCTAactaacaaatacaaataaaatctatttaaaaaaaatccctaatttattcaaacaaccaaaataaaatcacaacaaccaataaaacaaaaatatacaaGAATCTTCAGTAattaacaaacacaaaaactaaTCCAATATACCAAGATATAATCTAACTAAAGCATATACAATctaattacataaaaaaataaccctaatttattcaaattaactaaccaaaataaaacctcaacaaaataACTAATCAAGAGAATATCAAACATATaagaatatttattaatttgttaaaGCATAAAGAGATTAGAAATTAGGATAACATACTTTCAAATTTGAGAGACAATGAAAAATCCAcctttgaaatcaaattgaatttggggctgatttttttgctttgttgttGCCACCACTATGAGGTTGGTGTTGCCGCTGGCAGATGGAGATGGAGtggttggattggattagttgaagttgaaggtTGGTTCAATATGATTTGGGGTTTGAACTTTGAGGATATAGGGTTTggcaattgaaaaaaaagaaatgaaactGATTTGGGAGAGAGGAGAGCATTGGGCTCTCTGTTAAACAGAGTctgtccctttttttttttagtagaacgacgtcgttttgacgTCGGGGGgagcaaaaaaaaacagaagcgCTGCGCGCAAGCAGCTGGAGCAAGCAACCAAGTCTGGCCTCTTTGGGGacttttatcaaacactttgcAGGGGTCAATTTTCTCCTCTTTAATGGTAGATTTCAGAGGTTgcaggggtcaattgaccacCCTTGCTCCTCTGTAGATCCGTCCCTGCTTGTACCATAAGCCTTTAAAACATGAAACAGAGAGGAGAGATTTCTTTGTGGTGTTTGTTTGTGGGCTGGTAGCTTTTTATGTTTGGAGAAGCAAATTTCTAAGAACAGCTTGGTTTGTGAGTGggctccaagaaaaaaagatgtaTTTGTTGTCTTGGTGGGAAAAATAGACTGAGCGTTGATACCAAATGACTAGAAATACTCCCCATAGAATCAACTTCAGATAACCAACACTCTTCAATATTCCTCTTGAGCCCAGTGGTTGGACAACATTTATTCCCCCTACCCAGGGACGGATCTACAGAGGAGCAAGGgtggtcaattgacccctgcAACCTCTGAAATCTGCCATTAAAGAGGAGAAAATTGACCCCTgcaaagtgtttgataaaagtCCCCAAAGAGGCCAGACTTGGTTGCTTGCTCCAGCTGCTTGCGCGCAGcgcttctgtttttttttgctcCCCCCGAcgtcaaaacgacgtcgttctactaaaaaaaaaaagggacagACTCTGTTTAACAGAGAGCCCAATGCTCTCCTCTCTCCCAAATCagtttcatttcttttttttcaattgccAAACCCTATATCCTCAAAGTTCAAACCCCAAATCATATTGAACCAaccttcaacttcaactaatccaatccaaccaCTCCATCTCCATCTGCCAGCGGCAACACCAACCTCATAGTGGTGGCaacaacaaagcaaaaaaatcagccccaaattcaatttgatttcaaaggTGGATTTTTCATTGTCTCTCAAATTTGAAAGTATGTTATCCTAATTTCTAATCTCTTTATGCtttaacaaattaataaatattcttATATGTTTGATATTCTCTTGATTAGTtattttgttgaggttttattttggttagttaatttgaataaattagggttatttttttatgtaattagATTGTATATGCTTTAGTTAGATTATATCTTGGTATATTGGAttagtttttgtgtttgttaatTACTGAAGATTCttgtatatttttgttttattggttgttgtgattttattttggttgtttgaataaattagggattttttttaaatagattttatttgtatttgttagtTAGATTGTATGCTTTATTGATTATTTCTACCCAAACAGGTTATGGAACGATATTTTAAGAGAAAGTTTTCATCAACTACCTCTAGTTCAGATAATGTGGGTAGTTCAAGTGTAAGAGATGTGGGTATTTCAAGAGATGTGGTGGGTAGTTCGAAAGAAAGTGAGTTGCAAGATGTATTGGCTAATCTTCCTGCAGACCCTGGACTTCGACCTCAAATGTTGGATTATGATCCTAACATTCGAGACGAAGTTCGAAGAGCATATCTACAGAAGGGTCCATGTCAACCTAAGGATCACACATTTCCACAAACCGATCTTTCAGGGTATGATCGACGCTTTAATGTCAAGTGGTTTGATGAGTTTGACTAGTTGGAGTACAGTATTAGTAAAGATGCTGCATTTTGCCTTTATTGTTATCTCTtcaaatccaatttcaaaattgGTCAAGGCTGTAGCGATGTCTTCACCGAGGTGGGTTTTacaaattggaagaagaaagataaaattagGCAACATGTTGGAGGTGTTGGGAGTGTTCATAATCAATCTAGACAATATTGTGTGGATCTTATGAATCAAAAGCAACACATCCAAACAGTTTTGATAAAGCAATCAGACCAAGCTCGCATTGATTATCGTATTTGCTTGACAGCTTCTCTTGATTGTGTGAGATTTTTGTTGAAGCAAGGTCTTCCTTTTCGTGGCAATGATGAGAGTGACACTTCAAACAACAAGGGGAATTATGTA
This is a stretch of genomic DNA from Prunus dulcis unplaced genomic scaffold, ALMONDv2, whole genome shotgun sequence. It encodes these proteins:
- the LOC117613753 gene encoding zinc finger MYM-type protein 1-like translates to MERYFKRKFSSTTSSSDNVGSSSVRDVGISRDVVGSSKESELQDVLANLPADPGLRPQMLDYDPNIRDEVRRAYLQKGPCQPKDHTFPQTDLSGYDRRFNVKWFDEFGWLEYSISKDAAFCLYYYLFKSNFKIGQGCSDVFTEVGFTNWKKKDKIRQHVGGVGSVHNQSRQYCVDLMNQKQHIQTVLIKQSDQARIDYRICLTASLDCVRFLLKQGLPFRGNDESDTSNNKGNYVELLQFLADHDEKVKAVVLENAPGNLKLIAPTIQKDLVNACATETIKKIIKDMDGAFFSLLVDESRDISVKEQMAGVFRYVDKRGYVIERFVGIQHVSNTTSNSLKEAIDTLFSREELNISMQRGQG